A region from the Dysidea avara chromosome 15, odDysAvar1.4, whole genome shotgun sequence genome encodes:
- the LOC136245042 gene encoding renalase-like: MKLLVVGGGATGSVIVHLLSKSNVASRVALSIWEKARGVGGRMSTHRFEGDALADMGAQYITVPWNSNKPSTGSSIFNESLQELLYSNILVPFNGSIENEVSSSELQRNFVAPGGINTIVKHFINNSKAQISVNTKLVSLDVCKEGVKCSTDDGSEIFDGVVLTIPLPQVSALQGDLRTYLKAHEKVFSDAEYSSRYAVAFAYKQSTHLPFTWSSKYFQDDVIRYVSYEARKRGVVETLAPVLMIHTAVPFGMHHLEDDKQEIIKTVQSRLLMLVPGLPPPVDSYCVRWRYSQVRRQVCSSNGYSIVHQNPMVVLTGDAFTYSNLEGSFKAAEATARMIEEKLTKETTKT; the protein is encoded by the coding sequence ATGAAGTTACTTGTGGTTGGCGGAGGTGCTACTGGTAGCGTAATTGTTCACCTTCTCAGCAAGAGCAATGTTGCATCGAGAGTGGCGTTGTCTATTTGGGAGAAGGCCAGAGGAGTTGGCGGGAGGATGAGCACACACCGTTTTGAAGGTGACGCACTGGCAGACATGGGCGCTCAATACATAACTGTACCCTGGAATTCTAATAAACCATCTACAGGGTCATCTATTTTTAATGAATCACTACAAGAACTCTTGTATTCTAACATTTTAGTACCGTTTAATGGTAGCATAGAAAATGAAGTGAGCAGTAGCGAACTGCAGAGGAATTTTGTCGCGCCTGGTGGGATTAACACAATCGTGAAACATTTCATTAACAACTCGAAGGCCCAGATATCCGTTAATACAAAGCTGGTATCTCTCGATGTTTGTAAGGAGGGCGTAAAGTGTTCAACGGATGACGGATCAGAAATATTTGATGGTGTTGTATTGACCATACCGTTACCACAGGTCAGTGCTTTACAGGGAGATCTTCGTACATACTTGAAGGCACATGAGAAGGTATTCAGTGATGCAGAGTACTCTTCACGCTATGCAGTGGCATTCGCTTACAAGCAGAGTACCCATTTGCCTTTTACGTGGAGTTCCAAGTACTTTCAAGATGATGTCATAAGGTATGTTTCTTATGAGGCAAGGAAGAGAGGTGTAGTGGAAACATTGGCACCAGTGTTAATGATTCATACAGCAGTTCCTTTTGGAATGCATCATTTAGAAGATGACAAGCAAGAAATTATCAAAACAGTACAGTCTCGTCTTCTCATGCTAGTACCCGGTCTACCGCCACCTGTTGACAGCTATTGCGTACGCTGGAGGTACTCACAAGTGCGTCGACAGGTGTGCAGTAGTAATGGATACTCGATTGTTCACCAGAATCCCATGGTTGTTTTAACTGGAGACGCATTCACATATTCTAACTTGGAGGGGAGTTTCAAAGCAGCAGAAGCTACTGCCAGAATGATTGAAGAAAAACTGACTAAAGAAACCAcaaaaacataa